CGATAATTGGTTTGATGGAGTAGATGACCCAAATTTGACAGCTATCGAAATCAGACCTCAAGAAGCACATTATTGGGATACCAAACACGGAAAACTTGTTTCGATTTTAAAAATGGGTGTGGGTGCAGTTACTGGAAATGAACCTGATTTGAGTGAAGAAGGAGATTTGAAAGTATAATTTTGAAAATAAACTTTTGAGATTTTGATGGTAAAAAATGACTATTTTATTTTTTTACTACCATATTGTGTAACAAAAGTTTATTTGTGTTTTGAGATTATTTTATTCCTAGCAGACACTTTAACTTCCCTGAGGGCTAAAACCGTTCAAAAGTGTCAGATAGTTTAGCTCTTTTAACTGTCAGACACTTCTAAAAGTGTTTGACAGTTAGTTTTCATTGATAAAACTTGTCATCAAAAATATTTTTTAAATATTGCAAAACTTATGTTACACTGTATTAAGCAAAAACAAAAATCTCGTTTAAATCATTTCCTTTTTTAGAATTTACACTCACCTTATTTTGATTTGGAATATAAACCGAAAAAGTAGTTTGTACAAAAGGAGTAGAGTTACAAAAAACACTTCCTTCTAATTTATTAACAGCTTTTTTGACAAGATAAAGTCCTAAACCACTTCCTATTGAACGTTCCGAAGAGCGAACAAACATATTAAAAATAGAACTCAATAAATCAGCAGATATTCCTTCTCCATTATCACTTACTTCTATCAAAACTTGTTCTTTTTCTACTTTAATAAATAATTCTACAATAGGTTTAGTATTCATATTATAATAAATAAGAGAATTTCGAAGTAGATTAATTATAATCAAACGCAGCCATTTTTTATCTGTAATAAATGGCGCATGGGTTTCAATTGTTGCTTTTATAGATATTCCATTAGGTGCATAATCATAAGCAGCTGTTTTTGCTTCCTCTACAAATAAGTACAAATCATCTATCTCTGTAAAATAAGATTCTTCTTCTATAAGGTCATGAAGTTGCATCAACCTTCGAAGCATAGTATCCATTTGCTTTAAGGTTGCATCAAATAATTCTATGTAGGTATGAACTTCGTAAATAGATTGCATATTCTCATCATTTTCTAACCCTTTTGTAGACATCTTTAAAAGATTATTTAATCCTTCCAAACGCACTAAAGGCGCACGTAAATCATGTGAAGCTCTATACATAAAACTATCTAATTCGTGTCTTACATCAGCTAAGTTTTCTATACTTCTTTCTAATTCTTGTGTCCTTTTTTCTACTTTATCATTAAGTTTTAAATTAAGAGCAGCAATTTTTTCTTTTTGGGTAATAAGTTGAGTGTTTTGGTCTGCTGTTTCTTTATTTTTTTCAAGTAATTTTTTATTGAGTTGCTTTTTTTGTTGATTTTGATATAATAAGAGTGTGAGGAAAAATATGGCTGCAAAAAGCCCTATTGTAGTTGTCCAAATTGTTATTTGTTTGTTTTTATTCTCTTGTTCCAATATTTTTACTTGTGTTAGTGCTTGTCCATTCTCAAAAGCTGATTGTACGGCTGCTAAATTAATAGCTATTTCACGGTGTGTAATAGAATCAAGAATTGACTTTGCTTGTCGTTCTAAATAAAGAGCTGTTTGAAAACTATCTTTTTTTACAAATAATTTAGCTTGTTCCTCATAAATAGAAGCAATTGTTTTATGTAAGTTATTTTTTGAAGCAATCTTATAAGCATTATCTAAGTACACACTAGATTGAGAAATATTTTCTTTCTCTCTATATATTCTTCCTAACAAAACCAAAGCATTAGCTGCACTCCCCCAGTTTTTATATTGGCTACTCAAACGAACATCTTCTTCTAATAAAAGAATAGCCTGCTCATAATTTTTCTTTTTATAAAAAATTTCGCCAATATTTCCAGAAGCCAAAGCCAAGGCAATTGTATCTTGTGTCTGTTTAGCGACTTGTTTGGCAATATTATAATAATAAAGTGAAGAGTCTAATTTTTGGATTTCTCTATACGCCACCCCCAAATTATTAGCTATATAGCGTTGTTCCCACACAAAATTATTTTTGATAGCATAATTATATCCGTAGTTATAATTTTTTATAGCTTCCTGATAATTTTCCACCTGAAAATAAATATCTCCAATTGTATAGAGCAAAACTACTTTATTTACTTTATCATCTATCTTTGTAAAAATCTGTGAAGCATCTAAGGCATAAATAATAGCTTGTTCTTCCAAACCAAGTCGAATATAATTACTAGCCAAAAACTTGGCTGAAAAAGCTCTTTCTTTGAGTAAATTATTATCTTTGGCTAGTTTATATGCTCTCAGATTTCGCTCTAATGAAAGTCCTCGCTTTCCAATGTTTTCATAAAAATCTCCTTCTAGCCAATGACTATAGATTTTTATAGCCATTGGGGTTGTTTCCTTTATTTTTTCTTGTAAGGAATTGATTCTTTTTTGATTTAACTTTTCATTTCCTTCACTGATTAAATCAGAGAGCTTTTCGTATGGTGTTATATCTTTTGGCGAAGAAAGAAAAATCAACTGTGTTTTGTTCCACTCTTCATCTGCTGTCTCTGATTGAGCAAATAAAAAGGGGAATATAATAAACCAAAAAAATAGCAATAGAAGCCATTTTTTCATAGTAACCTCAAAAAAATTGGAATAAAAAAAATAAGTGGAATAATACGTTGTATTTTAAGCTCTACAAGTTACTAATTTAAGAAACAATTACTTATTTTCATAAGAATAATTATTTATCTTTTTGAATATTACCTCTTATTACTTATTTCTGTATCTGGTCTAATTGGAATAAATAAAAATTACATTTAACTCTTCAAAATTAGAGAACAATTTTGAAATCTCTATTTTTTTGAGAATATTTGTATTCTCTTTCCTTGATTTCTTTTGATAACATCTAAAAAAGATATGTATAAGTTCAGAATAACTACCCCATAAATACAAAAATTATCCCTTCAAGAAGTATATCAAAGCCTGTTAATTCCTCTATGAAAAAAATCTACTTTTCTATTTAATTATTTTAGTTGCTCTTCATAAATACATTGGTCTAATATTATCTAGCTACCAAAATTTGAATTTAGTTTGTTTTAAATTCTAAAATGCTAATTTTGTAATTGGCTTATTATTTATCAATGCCTTTTATTCTGAAAGTTGTTGGTGTACTCACTGATGATGGATTTGAAAAATATGATTAAATAGAAATTCTATTTCAAACTATAAAATTGAATAGAATCAATACGATAAAATACGATAACTCTTTTAGATACAATTACTTATGCAGCGAACCCATTTCGCCCAATCCGTTTATAGTTTGCGTTCTGCAAATTTTATATATTTTCGTTTTCTTATTCATAGTATAACATTGCTATTTATTTTTGGTGGTATTTCTGTTTTTTACTCCTCTGTAAATAGTGTTTTTGCCCAAGATACGACGGTAGTAAATAATATAGATTCACTTCTATTTTATGACCAACAAATAAAATCAAGCACTACCGAAGGAGAAACTCAAAATCCGATGTTAGAGCCTGATTTGTCATCGCCACTTTTACAACTTCCAGACCCAAGAAGTCTTGATGCTGTCTACCGATTAGATGATACAGGAGAATTTTATGATGTTTTACGTCGTGATGGACCTAATTCTTACACACCTTTGGGTAGAATTTCAGTCGAAGATTACACAAAGCTCAAAACCTATTACGATGACGTAGCTTATTATAAAGAAAAAATACAAGAAGAAAGCAATGAACAAGCAGCCGAAACCAGTAAAGTTCCCAAAATTGAAGTGGCTTTACCTTCTGGTTTGGGAAGAGTTTTGGGAGGAGATAAAATTGAAATCCAGCCAACAGGTTCAGTTCTTTTAGATTTTGGAGGAAAATGGCAAAGAATCGATAATCCACAAATTCCTGTTCGCCAGCAACGCAATGGAGGAATTAATTTTGACCAACGTATTCAGTTTTCAATTTTAGGAAAGCTAGGCGAAAAAATGCAACTCAATGCAAACTTTGATACAAAAGCAGCTTTTCAATTCGAAAATCGTTTTAATCAAGGATATACAGGTTATGAGGAAGATATTGTTCAGCAAGTTCAGTTTGGAAATGTGAGTTTGAATACTACCAATACACTTATTACAGGAAGTCAGAATCTAATGGGTGTAACTACTCGTCTTCGTTTTGGTAGATTATGGCTCAATACACTTATTGCAAATCAAAGAGGAGTTTCTGAAAGTATTACCATTAGAAATGGGGCGCAGGGAAAAGAATTCGAAATTCGTGCAGACCAATATGAAGCTAATCAACACTTTTTCTTAGGACAATTTTTTAGAGATAACTATGAAGAGGCTTTGCGTGCTGTTCCAAGTGTTGTTTCAGGAGTCAATATTACTCGTGTTGAGGTATATGTAACCAATCGAAATAATGATACACAAACACTGCGAAACATTATTGGTTTTATGGATTTGGGAGAAGGTGCGCCATACAGAGAACGATTTAATGGAATAGGAGGAGCAGCTAGAAATGGTGCAAATAATTTGTTTCAACAAGTAAAAGACCTTACAAGAACACCAGACCAATTAACACAAATCTTAGAAAGTGGTGCTTTCAATCTTGAAAACGGAACAGATTATTCTTTCCTTCGCTCAGCAAGAAAATTAAGCAATAATGAGTTTACTTTCCACCCACAATTAGGTTATATTTCATTACAACAACCCCTTAGAAATGATGAAATTTTGGCTGTTGCATACGAATACACCTACAATGGACAAGTTTTCAAAGTGGGAGAAATGACAGAAGACTACCAAAATAGAGATGCAAATGCAGCTATTTTTATGAAATTATTAAGTCCTCCAACCATCAGAACTGATTTGCCTTTGTGGGATTTAATGATGAAAAATATTTATTCCTTACAAGCCACACAATTACGTCCAGAAAACTTTCAACTTCAAGTTATCTATCGTGATGACATTACAGGAATTGATAATCCAAGTTTACATGAAGGTTTAAGAACTGAAGATGTTCCCTTAGTTCAATTGACCAATATGGATAGATTGAATCCAAATCTTGACCCACAAGTAGATGGAAATTTTGATTTTTTAGAAAATATTACTGTTCAGTCTGACCAAGCAAGAATTATTTTTCCAGTTGTTGAGCCATTTGGAGATAAACTTCTTACTTATTTCGACCCTATTTCTGAAGTGCAATTCATTGATAAATATGTCTTTAATGAACTTTATGACGGTACACAAGCTGATGCCGTTTTGTATGCCAATAAGAGTAAATATTTCTTGAAAGGTTCGTACCAAAGTGCAGGAGGAAATGAAGTTGTTTTACCAGGAATTAATATTTCGGAAGGCTCTGTTATGGTTCGGGCAGGTTCGGTTATGCTTTCAGAAGGCGCAGACTATACTGTTGATTATCAGTTTGGTAGAGTTCGTATTTTGAATGAAGGAGTGTTGGCTTCTGGAAAAGATATTACCATTCAGTATGAAAGAGCCGATTTATTTAGTGTTCAGCAGCGAAATATTATGGGGCTTGATGCCGAATATATTTTGAATAAAGATGTTAAATTTTCAGCTACACTTCTTCATTTGAATGAAAGACCAATTATCACTCGTGTTACAACAGGTTTAGAACCTGTCAGAAATACAATGATAGGTGCAACAGCAAGTATTCAGAAAGAATCTGGGTTTTTGACAAGAATGATAGATGCAATTCCAGGGCTTGATACAAAAGAAAAATCGACGATTACTTTTAGAGGAGAATATGCACAACTTATCCCAGGAGAAAATAATGTTATTAAGCGAAATGGAGGAGAAGCAGCTTCCTATGTAGATGATTTTGAAAGTAGTGAAATTCCGTATGACCTTACTCGTCAGCCTGTTACGTGGAAGTTGGGAAGTACACCAAGACTTTTCCGTCCAGAAACAGGTTTTGATGGTCTCAATTATTCTTATAAAAGAGCTAAGCTCTCATGGCATACAGTAGATGTAACAGCATTTTTTACAGGTGGTTTGGCAAGCCAAGTTCCTGATAATATTACTGACCAAGACAAGGAAAACCATTATGTTCGTCAAGTTGAATTTAATGAAATTTTCCAGCAGCGTGATAATCAGCAAATCAATCCACCCGAAATTACTTTTGATTTGGCTTATTATCCTTCTTATCCAGGACAGTATAATTATAATCCAGAACTAAATGTAGATGGAACACTTCGCAATCCAAAAGAAAACTTTGCAGCCATCTCCAAAGGAATTACTTACAATGTCGATTTTGATAATATAAATATTCAATATATCGAATTTTGGTTAATGGATCCATTTATTCAAGGTCAGAATGGACGAGTAGAAACGCCAGACGGTGCAGGAGTTTCGAATACAACAGGAGGAAAATTTTATATCAACTTAGGAAATATCTCAGAAGATGTAATTCCTGACAGAAGACACGGTTTTGAAAACGGTTTGCCTGTCACTGATGCAGATTTGAATGATGTAGAAGAAACCATTTGGGGAAAAGTAACCAATCAACAATATTTGACAGATGCTTTCTCAGCAGAAGATGGAGCAAGAGCTAAACAAGATGTTGGACTTGACGGACTTAGCGATGAAGAGGAACGTTTTCAATTTAGAGATTACTTAGCAGCCGTTCAACCTCGTTTGAGTGCAGCAGCTTTTCAGCGTTTACAAGCCGATCCATCAAAAGATAATTTTAGGTATTATTTGGGAGGAGACCAAGATGATGCCAATAGAAAAATTCTAGGACGTTATTTTGATTTTAATGGAACAGAAGGAAATTCGCCTGAAAATGCAGGTACAGCTTCTTCGACAACATTACCAGACAATGAAGATTTGAATAGAGATAATACACTTTCAGACTTAGATGGGTATTATCAATATGAGGTAGATTTGAGACCCAATCAATTAGAAAATAACAAATATGTAGTTGATGAGGTAACTGTTGAGCGAAATGGCGATAGAGTGAAATGGTATCAATTCCGTATTCCGATTCGTGAATTTGATGATAAAATTGGAAGTATTGATGGCTTTAAGTCTATTCGTTTTATTCGTTTGTTTATGACAGATTGGGAACAACCTGTGGTGATGCGTATGGCACATTTTCAGTTTGTAGGAGCGCAATGGAGACCTTATTTTGCGTCATTGCAAGATGAAGGTTTAGCTCGTCCTGTTGAGCCTTACGACCCTCAGTTTATTATTTCTACTGTTAATATTGAAGAAAATGGAAGTGATGCAGGAGCAAATTCGAATGGAATTTCATATTCTGTTCCTCCGAATTTTCAGCGTGATACTGACCCAACTTCAATTACCCAAGCTCGTCTGAATGAACAATCTTTACAACTTTGTGTAGAAGATTTACAAGATGGAGATAGCCGTGCAGCCTATAAAAATATTATTTATGACTTTGTTTTTTATAAGCGTTTGAAAATGTTTTTGCACGCAAATAGTGCAACAGCAAATGACGGAGAAGTTACAGCATTTTTACGTTTGGGAACAGATTTTAAAGAAAATTACTATGAAATTGAAGTTCCTTTAAAAATGTCAGCAGCAGGTTCTTCTCTTCCAAATCAAATTTGGTTACAAGAAAATGAAATTGATTTGCCTTTTGATGCACTTTACGATACCAAAACAGAACGTAATGCAAGTGGACTTAGTGTAAGAGTTCCGTATGAGCGAATTTTTGAAAAGTATAAACTTAGGGTTGTAGGTAATCCAGATTTGAGTAGTGTTCAGCTTATTATGATAGGAATTCGAAATCCAAAAACAGCAGACGAACAGCCAAAATCAGTTTGTGTGTGGGCAAATGAACTCCGTGTAACCGATTTTAATAAAGAAGGGGGTTGGGCTACAAACTTACAACTACAAACACAATTAGCAGATTTTGCCACTGTAAATGCAGCACTACGATACAGTACGCCATTTTTTGGAGGCATTCAAGACCGAATTTCTGATCGTTCAAGAGAAACAAATTTATTTTATGATGTTTCGGCTGCTACACAATTAGATAAAATATTTTTGAATCGTTTGGGAATTGCACTTCCTTTATTTGTAGGTTTCGAACAGACACGAGTAACACCACTTTTCAATCCTCTTGATCCAGATATTCGATTAGAACGTTCTTTAGAAACTTCTTTTGATAATGAAAATGCAAGACGAGATTATAGAAATTTAGTCCAAGATAGACTCACAAGGCGAAGTATAAACTTAACTAATATTCGAAAACAGAGAGTAAATCCAGATGCAAAAGAAGATTTTTGGGATATCGAAAACTTTGCTGCTTCAGTTTCTTATACCGATTCGAAACGAACAAATATCAGACTAGCAACCGATGAACTACGAGAAACCAAAGTAGGCTTAGTCTATAATTATGGATTTGATGTAAAACCATTTGAGCCATTTAAGAAAAATGAATTATTAAATGCTCCTTATCTTAAATTTATCAGGGATTTTAATTTCAATTATTTACCAAATAATATTACAGTTGCAGGACAGGTAAACAGACGTTTTGCCAAAACTCAATATCGAAATGCTCAACTGACAACAGATGGAGTTTTACCATTCTTTCAAAAGTCATTTTTCTTTGATAGAAATTATACGGTTCAATGGAATTTCACCAAAAGTTTGTTAGCAGATTATAATGCGACAGCTTCGGCAATTATTGATGAGCCAGCAGGCGAACTCAATACACAAGAAAAACGAGATTCTGTTTGGTCAAATATTCAATCTTTGGGTAGAATGAAGTATTTTACACAAGCTACCACACTGAATTATCGTATTCCTTTAGATAAATTTCCTGCAATAGATTTCTTGAATGCAGATGTTCGTCGTTCTTCCAATTATACATGGACAGCAAATGCTGTTGGTATAGCTGATACACTTGGAAATATGGCAAGGAGTAGCAATCAGTTTTTGATAAATGGACAAATTGATATGCAGAAATTGTATAATAAAAGTCCGTATTTGAGAGAAGTAACTGCTCCAAAACGACAAGGCAGAGATAATCAAAATAATGCTACTTCTCGTCCGACCGAATCGCCAAAACAAAAGCGTTTGGAATATAGAATTAAGAAATTTAGAGATAAAAAAGAACGAAAAAATAAAATTCGTAATATCAAACTAGATAGATTGGTAGATTCTGTTTTTATTGATTCTGTAATGATTGCTCAAATAGATTCTTCAAAGCAAGAAAAAATCAATGAAAAATATGATAGAAAAGTTGCCAAACTAGACAAAAAGCAGCTTCGTATTCAAGAAAAGCTAAAGGCTGAAATGGAAAAGCAAAAAGGCAAAAAAGGAAGTTCTTCTGGTGGTGGAGTTGGAGAAGGTGCAGTAAAAGCACTTTTATCTGTCAAACGAATAACAATTAATTATTCTGTCAATGGAAATACCATGCTTCCAAATCTTTTGACTACACCAAAATATTTTGGATTAGACCAAAATTTTGCTGCCCCTGGTGTGCCGTTTGTTTTGGGAAGTCAGAGCCGAGATAATATTTTGGATATGGCAAATAATGGTTATCTATCAAGGTCACAATCACAAACAAATCCGATTGTTCAAGACCAAGCCAAAACGCTAAGTATTCGTATGGATATTGAACCGTTGAAAGATT
This is a stretch of genomic DNA from Bernardetia sp. MNP-M8. It encodes these proteins:
- the sprA gene encoding cell surface protein SprA produces the protein MQRTHFAQSVYSLRSANFIYFRFLIHSITLLFIFGGISVFYSSVNSVFAQDTTVVNNIDSLLFYDQQIKSSTTEGETQNPMLEPDLSSPLLQLPDPRSLDAVYRLDDTGEFYDVLRRDGPNSYTPLGRISVEDYTKLKTYYDDVAYYKEKIQEESNEQAAETSKVPKIEVALPSGLGRVLGGDKIEIQPTGSVLLDFGGKWQRIDNPQIPVRQQRNGGINFDQRIQFSILGKLGEKMQLNANFDTKAAFQFENRFNQGYTGYEEDIVQQVQFGNVSLNTTNTLITGSQNLMGVTTRLRFGRLWLNTLIANQRGVSESITIRNGAQGKEFEIRADQYEANQHFFLGQFFRDNYEEALRAVPSVVSGVNITRVEVYVTNRNNDTQTLRNIIGFMDLGEGAPYRERFNGIGGAARNGANNLFQQVKDLTRTPDQLTQILESGAFNLENGTDYSFLRSARKLSNNEFTFHPQLGYISLQQPLRNDEILAVAYEYTYNGQVFKVGEMTEDYQNRDANAAIFMKLLSPPTIRTDLPLWDLMMKNIYSLQATQLRPENFQLQVIYRDDITGIDNPSLHEGLRTEDVPLVQLTNMDRLNPNLDPQVDGNFDFLENITVQSDQARIIFPVVEPFGDKLLTYFDPISEVQFIDKYVFNELYDGTQADAVLYANKSKYFLKGSYQSAGGNEVVLPGINISEGSVMVRAGSVMLSEGADYTVDYQFGRVRILNEGVLASGKDITIQYERADLFSVQQRNIMGLDAEYILNKDVKFSATLLHLNERPIITRVTTGLEPVRNTMIGATASIQKESGFLTRMIDAIPGLDTKEKSTITFRGEYAQLIPGENNVIKRNGGEAASYVDDFESSEIPYDLTRQPVTWKLGSTPRLFRPETGFDGLNYSYKRAKLSWHTVDVTAFFTGGLASQVPDNITDQDKENHYVRQVEFNEIFQQRDNQQINPPEITFDLAYYPSYPGQYNYNPELNVDGTLRNPKENFAAISKGITYNVDFDNINIQYIEFWLMDPFIQGQNGRVETPDGAGVSNTTGGKFYINLGNISEDVIPDRRHGFENGLPVTDADLNDVEETIWGKVTNQQYLTDAFSAEDGARAKQDVGLDGLSDEEERFQFRDYLAAVQPRLSAAAFQRLQADPSKDNFRYYLGGDQDDANRKILGRYFDFNGTEGNSPENAGTASSTTLPDNEDLNRDNTLSDLDGYYQYEVDLRPNQLENNKYVVDEVTVERNGDRVKWYQFRIPIREFDDKIGSIDGFKSIRFIRLFMTDWEQPVVMRMAHFQFVGAQWRPYFASLQDEGLARPVEPYDPQFIISTVNIEENGSDAGANSNGISYSVPPNFQRDTDPTSITQARLNEQSLQLCVEDLQDGDSRAAYKNIIYDFVFYKRLKMFLHANSATANDGEVTAFLRLGTDFKENYYEIEVPLKMSAAGSSLPNQIWLQENEIDLPFDALYDTKTERNASGLSVRVPYERIFEKYKLRVVGNPDLSSVQLIMIGIRNPKTADEQPKSVCVWANELRVTDFNKEGGWATNLQLQTQLADFATVNAALRYSTPFFGGIQDRISDRSRETNLFYDVSAATQLDKIFLNRLGIALPLFVGFEQTRVTPLFNPLDPDIRLERSLETSFDNENARRDYRNLVQDRLTRRSINLTNIRKQRVNPDAKEDFWDIENFAASVSYTDSKRTNIRLATDELRETKVGLVYNYGFDVKPFEPFKKNELLNAPYLKFIRDFNFNYLPNNITVAGQVNRRFAKTQYRNAQLTTDGVLPFFQKSFFFDRNYTVQWNFTKSLLADYNATASAIIDEPAGELNTQEKRDSVWSNIQSLGRMKYFTQATTLNYRIPLDKFPAIDFLNADVRRSSNYTWTANAVGIADTLGNMARSSNQFLINGQIDMQKLYNKSPYLREVTAPKRQGRDNQNNATSRPTESPKQKRLEYRIKKFRDKKERKNKIRNIKLDRLVDSVFIDSVMIAQIDSSKQEKINEKYDRKVAKLDKKQLRIQEKLKAEMEKQKGKKGSSSGGGVGEGAVKALLSVKRITINYSVNGNTMLPNLLTTPKYFGLDQNFAAPGVPFVLGSQSRDNILDMANNGYLSRSQSQTNPIVQDQAKTLSIRMDIEPLKDFQLQIEGQRTQGANYSEVLRYDPFSDDYVSETAVRTGNYNISYFSLSTAFSKDDEFGNSPLFDDFIANRATVKSALDAENQAGDYDIGSQDVLIPAFLSAYSGRNTTSEFPKIPLPNWRLTYNGLTNLGIFKDRFRSISITHGYQSTYAVGSYTSSLLYDFSYLNLGITEYNVPLADLIDPETGNLQPVFVVNQVSISERFSPLIGINIRTNNDITFRFNFNKDRTLSLNLSNSQLAEQKNNDFVFDVGFVRKGVKIPFTDVVLKNDLTFRCAVTLRDTKVIQRKIDTDGTQDSDFTGGNFNLQLKPTLAYMVNKRVNLTAYFDRAINKPRLSNSFPRYNTAFGVQVRFNLAQ
- a CDS encoding tetratricopeptide repeat-containing sensor histidine kinase; translated protein: MKKWLLLLFFWFIIFPFLFAQSETADEEWNKTQLIFLSSPKDITPYEKLSDLISEGNEKLNQKRINSLQEKIKETTPMAIKIYSHWLEGDFYENIGKRGLSLERNLRAYKLAKDNNLLKERAFSAKFLASNYIRLGLEEQAIIYALDASQIFTKIDDKVNKVVLLYTIGDIYFQVENYQEAIKNYNYGYNYAIKNNFVWEQRYIANNLGVAYREIQKLDSSLYYYNIAKQVAKQTQDTIALALASGNIGEIFYKKKNYEQAILLLEEDVRLSSQYKNWGSAANALVLLGRIYREKENISQSSVYLDNAYKIASKNNLHKTIASIYEEQAKLFVKKDSFQTALYLERQAKSILDSITHREIAINLAAVQSAFENGQALTQVKILEQENKNKQITIWTTTIGLFAAIFFLTLLLYQNQQKKQLNKKLLEKNKETADQNTQLITQKEKIAALNLKLNDKVEKRTQELERSIENLADVRHELDSFMYRASHDLRAPLVRLEGLNNLLKMSTKGLENDENMQSIYEVHTYIELFDATLKQMDTMLRRLMQLHDLIEEESYFTEIDDLYLFVEEAKTAAYDYAPNGISIKATIETHAPFITDKKWLRLIIINLLRNSLIYYNMNTKPIVELFIKVEKEQVLIEVSDNGEGISADLLSSIFNMFVRSSERSIGSGLGLYLVKKAVNKLEGSVFCNSTPFVQTTFSVYIPNQNKVSVNSKKGNDLNEIFVFA